A part of Capsicum annuum cultivar UCD-10X-F1 chromosome 6, UCD10Xv1.1, whole genome shotgun sequence genomic DNA contains:
- the LOC107872856 gene encoding myb family transcription factor PHL11 isoform X2, with the protein MYNSSGMGRGGGFMYENDGVVMTRDPKPRLRWTAELHDQFVDAVTKLGGPDKGFGFTEATPKSVLRLMGLKGLTLYHLKSHLQKYRLGQLAKKQNAAEANKENCGDSGQFSLHSSGPSTSSLSMNFMQGEVVPVADAVMYQIEVQKRLQEQLQVQQKLQMRIEAQGKYLQAILDKAQKKLPNMNSPSAPEATTAQLTAFSSPLSNLLDYTVHGENRDNNIELLPTPNHIVEKEQKNDMNSINFDLNSRSSFV; encoded by the exons ATGTATAATTCAAGTGGGATGGGGAGAGGAGGAGGTTTTATGTATGAGAATGATGGGGTGGTGATGACAAGAGATCCAAAGCCAAGATTGAGGTGGACTGCTGAATTACATGACCAATTTGTGGATGCTGTAACTAAGCTTGGTGGTCCTGATA AAGGTTTTGGCTTTACAGAAGCAACTCCCAAATCAGTACTGAGGTTAATGGGCTTGAAGGGTTTGACACTATACCATTTGAAGAGTCATTTGCAG AAGTATAGACTTGGACAGCTGGCCAAGAAACAAAATGCAGCGGAGGCAAACAAAGAGAACTGTG GGGACTCCGGACAATTTAGTTTGCATTCCTCAGGCCCCAGTACCTCTTCATTAAGTATGAACTTTATGCAAGG AGAAGTCGTCCCAGTCGCAGATGCAGTAATGTATCAGATTGAAGTTCAGAAAAGATTACAGGAGCAGCTTCAG GTGCAACAGAAATTGCAAATGAGAATAGAGGCACAGGGCAAGTATTTGCAAGCAATATTAGACAAAGCTCAGAAGAAGCTCCCCAACATGAACTCTCCTAGTGCACCAGAAGCAACAACAGCTCAACTCACTGCTTTCAGTTCACCTCTGTCAAATTTACTGGATTACACAGTACATGGAGAGAACCGGGATAACAACATAGAGCTGTTACCAACACCTAATCACATCgttgagaaagaacaaaaaaatgatatgaaTTCCATTAATTTCGATTTGAACTCAAGAAGTAGCTTTGTATGA
- the LOC107872856 gene encoding myb family transcription factor PHL11 isoform X1 has protein sequence MYNSSGMGRGGGFMYENDGVVMTRDPKPRLRWTAELHDQFVDAVTKLGGPDKATPKSVLRLMGLKGLTLYHLKSHLQKYRLGQLAKKQNAAEANKENCGDSGQFSLHSSGPSTSSLSMNFMQGEVVPVADAVMYQIEVQKRLQEQLQVQQKLQMRIEAQGKYLQAILDKAQKKLPNMNSPSAPEATTAQLTAFSSPLSNLLDYTVHGENRDNNIELLPTPNHIVEKEQKNDMNSINFDLNSRSSFV, from the exons ATGTATAATTCAAGTGGGATGGGGAGAGGAGGAGGTTTTATGTATGAGAATGATGGGGTGGTGATGACAAGAGATCCAAAGCCAAGATTGAGGTGGACTGCTGAATTACATGACCAATTTGTGGATGCTGTAACTAAGCTTGGTGGTCCTGATA AAGCAACTCCCAAATCAGTACTGAGGTTAATGGGCTTGAAGGGTTTGACACTATACCATTTGAAGAGTCATTTGCAG AAGTATAGACTTGGACAGCTGGCCAAGAAACAAAATGCAGCGGAGGCAAACAAAGAGAACTGTG GGGACTCCGGACAATTTAGTTTGCATTCCTCAGGCCCCAGTACCTCTTCATTAAGTATGAACTTTATGCAAGG AGAAGTCGTCCCAGTCGCAGATGCAGTAATGTATCAGATTGAAGTTCAGAAAAGATTACAGGAGCAGCTTCAG GTGCAACAGAAATTGCAAATGAGAATAGAGGCACAGGGCAAGTATTTGCAAGCAATATTAGACAAAGCTCAGAAGAAGCTCCCCAACATGAACTCTCCTAGTGCACCAGAAGCAACAACAGCTCAACTCACTGCTTTCAGTTCACCTCTGTCAAATTTACTGGATTACACAGTACATGGAGAGAACCGGGATAACAACATAGAGCTGTTACCAACACCTAATCACATCgttgagaaagaacaaaaaaatgatatgaaTTCCATTAATTTCGATTTGAACTCAAGAAGTAGCTTTGTATGA
- the LOC107872855 gene encoding isoflavone reductase homolog yields MTKSKVLVVGGTGYIGKRIVKASLAAGHTTYVLQRPEIGLDIDKLQMLLSFKEQGAQLVEASFSDHRSLVEAVREVDVVICTMSGVHFRSHNILLQLKLVDAIKEAGNIKRFLPSEFGMDPTLMGHAIEPGRVTFDEKMEVRKAIEEAHIPYTYISANCFAGYFVGNLSQLGTLVPPKHKVSLYGDGNVKVVYMDEDDVATYTIKSIDDPRTLNKTVYLRPPENILTQRELIAKWEKLKGTELEKVSISEQDFLFSMKEMDYAGQVGVGHFYHIFYEGCLTNFEIGQHAEEASVLYPEVHYTRMEEYLKLYLN; encoded by the exons ATGACCAAAAGCAAAGTTCTTGTTGTAGGTGGAAcaggttatattggcaagaggaTTGTGAAGGCTAGCTTAGCAGCAGGACATACAACGTATGTCCTTCAGCGGCCGGAGATTGGACTCGACATAGACAAACTACAGATGTTGTTGTCGTTTAAAGAGCAAGGTGCTCAACTTGTCGAGGCCTCGTTCTCCGACCACCGGAGCCTAGTGGAGGCTGTGAGAGAGGTGGATGTTGTTATATGCACCATGTCTGGTGTGCATTTTAGAAGTCACAATATCTTGTTGCAACTCAAGTTGGTTGATGCCATCAAAGAAGCTGGAAATATTAAG CGGTTCTTGCCATCGGAATTTGGAATGGATCCAACACTAATGGGACATGCAATAGAACCAGGAAGAGTGACATTTGATGAGAAAATGGAAGTTAGAAAAGCCATTGAAGAAGCTCATATTCCATACACTTACATCTCTGCTAATTGCTTTGCTGGTTACTTTGTTGGCAACCTTTCTCAACTTGGAACCCTTGTTCCTCCTAAACACAAAGTTAGCCTATATGGTGATGGCAATGTTAAAG TGGTGTATATGGATGAAGATGATGTAGCAACATATACCATAAAAAGCATAGATGATCCAAGGACATTGAATAAGACGGTGTATCTTAGACCACCAGAAAACATTCTGACTCAAAGGGAGTTGATTGCCAAGTGGGAAAAGCTTAAAGGAACAGAACTTGAGAAAGTTAGCATCTCTGAACAAGACTTTCTATTTTCCATGAAAG AAATGGACTACGCTGGGCAGGTAGGAGTGGGACATTTCTACCACATATTCTATGAAGGTTGTTTAACAAACTTTGAAATTGGACAACATGCTGAAGAAGCCTCTGTACTTTACCCTGAAGTTCATTACACTCGTATGGAGGAATATCTAAAACTCTATCTTAATTAG